Within Streptomyces sp. NBC_00704, the genomic segment CTTCCACTCCTTGGGGTCCTGGGTGTTCTCGTCCTTCCAGAACCGGTAGTCCTCGGCGGTGCGGTCGATGATCGCCTCGGCGCCCATGGACCGGCAGATGTCCGCCTTCTGCGGCGAGGAGACGACGCAGATCGGGTTGGCGCCGCCGGCCAGCGCGAACTGGGTGGCGTAGCTGCCGAGGCCGCCGCTGGCGCCCCAGATCAGCACGTTGTCGCCCTGCTTCATGCCGGCGCCGTTGCGGGAGACCAGCTGCCGGTAGGCGGTGGAGTTGACGAGGCCGGGGGCGGCCGCCTCCTCCCAGCTCAGGTGGTCCGGCTTGGGCATCAGCTGGTTGGACTTGACGAGCGCGATCTCCGCGAGCCCGCCGAAGTTGGTCTCGAAGCCCCAGATGCGCTGCTCGGGGTCGAGCATCGTGTCGTTGTGGCCGTCCGAGGACTCCAGCTCGACGGAGAGGCAGTGCGCGACGACCTCGTCGCCGGGGTGCCAGGCGTTGACGCCGGGGCCGGTGCGCAGCACGACGCCCGCGAGGTCGGAGCCGATGACGTGGTACGGCAGGTCGTGCCGCTTGGTGAGCTCGCTGAGCCTGCCGTAGCGCTCCAGGAAGGAGAACGTCGAGACGGGCTCGAAGATCGAGGTCCACACGGAGTTGTAGTTGACCGAGGAGGCCATGACGGCCACCAGGGCCTCGCCGGGGCCGAGCTCGGGCAGGGCCACCTCGTCCAGGTGGATCGACTTGCGCGGGTCCTTGTCCCGGGTCTCCAGGCCCGCGAACATCTCCGCCTCGTCCTTGTGCACGGTGATCGCGCGGTAGGACTCGGGGAGCGGCAGGGCGGCGAAGTCGGCCGGCGTCGATTCCGGCGACTGGATCGCGTCCAGGATCTTCTGCATGGTCACGGTGTTGCCTCCGGCGGTGAACGCCCTGAGGGAGGGGCGCTGAGGGTTACGGCGGTGCTGCTGAGGGTGTGGTGGAAGGTGCCGTCGGTTCGGCGGTGTGCTGTTCGGCAGCGCTTTGTGGCGCGGGAGGTTGCCTGTGACGCAGGCGTCCGGGCGCGCGACCCATGAGGTTGCGGGGACAGCCGGCGTACGTGTGATCGCTGCACGCCGGCCGCCCGGACACCTTCAACGTATGACACCGCGTGTCACCTCGCAAGGCACTGAGTGCCAGAAGTTCCACTCAGATGAAATCTTTACGCAACATATGAGCGATGATCGATCGAACGGCCTCGGAATTCCGCGCCAAAAGGCCCTCTGACATGCCAAAACGGCCACCCCGAGGGGTGGCCGTCATCACAGCGGGAAGCGGACCCGAGCGGGACCCGCGCGGGCTCAGCGCTCCTTGAGCGCCTGCTCGATGGTGCGCATGACCTCGTCCAGCGGGGCGTCGGTCCGGGCGACCGTCACCAACACCTCGCCGTGCGCGGAGACCGACGCCGCAGCCGGCTGCGCGGCGCCCCCGCCGCTGCGCCCGGCCCCGATGCCCGTGCCGAACGTGCGGCGCACGATCGCGAAGGCGTGGTCGAGCTGGGCCTCGACGTCGCCCTGCCCGTCGGCCCTGAGCCAGCGCCGCAGCACGTGGTTGTGGGCGGTGACCACGGCGGACGCGGCGACCCGGGCCAGCAGCGGGTCGTCGTTGGCGTCGTCGTCGTGCGCGTGCTCGTCGAAGTGGCCGAGCAGGTAGCGGGTGAACAGGCGCTCGTAGCGGGCCACCGACGCGATCTCCGCCTCGCGCAGGGTGGGCACCTCGCGCGTCAGCCGGTAGCGGGCGACCGAGATCTCCGGCCGGGCCGCGTACATCTTCATGACCTCCTTGATCCCACGGCACACCGTGTCGAGCGGGTGCTCGTGCGCGGGGGCCGCGTTGAGGACGGCCTCCGCCCGGATCAGGGTGTCGTCGTGGTCGGGGAAGATCGCCTCTTCCTTGGAGCGGAAGTGCCGGAAGAAGGTGCGCCTCGCGACCCCGGCCGCGGCCGCGATCTCGTCGACCGTGGTCGCCTCGTAGCCCTTGGTGGAGAACAGTTCCATGGCCGCGGCCGCCAGCTCTCGGCGCATCTTGAGCCGCTGGGCGGCCGCGCGGCTGCCCGCGGCGCTCTCGGGCGCGTCGGGCGTGACGGGTGTGCGTGAGGACCTGGCGGGCTGGGACATGACCTGAACGTACTGCATGTGCGCAGCTCGGTGCGCAGGTCCGGGTCCTGCCCCGGCCCCGGCGGACGGGGACCGGCCGGCGGGCCCGAGCAGCCCGCCCCAGTCCCCGCGCGCCGGACGGCGGTCGCCCGGCCCGTCAGCGGCGGGCATATTCGCGGAAGCCACGGCCGGTCTTGCGGCCGAGGCAGCCCGCGGCCACCAGGTGCTC encodes:
- the ccrA gene encoding crotonyl-CoA carboxylase/reductase produces the protein MQKILDAIQSPESTPADFAALPLPESYRAITVHKDEAEMFAGLETRDKDPRKSIHLDEVALPELGPGEALVAVMASSVNYNSVWTSIFEPVSTFSFLERYGRLSELTKRHDLPYHVIGSDLAGVVLRTGPGVNAWHPGDEVVAHCLSVELESSDGHNDTMLDPEQRIWGFETNFGGLAEIALVKSNQLMPKPDHLSWEEAAAPGLVNSTAYRQLVSRNGAGMKQGDNVLIWGASGGLGSYATQFALAGGANPICVVSSPQKADICRSMGAEAIIDRTAEDYRFWKDENTQDPKEWKRFGKRIRELTGGEDIDIVFEHPGRETFGASVYVTRKGGTITTCASTSGYMHQYDNRYLWMSLKRIIGSHFANYREAWEANRLIAKGKIHPTLSKVYSLEDTGQAAYDVHRNLHQGKVGVLALAPEEGLGVRDEAKRAQHIDAINRFRNI
- a CDS encoding TetR family transcriptional regulator; the encoded protein is MSQPARSSRTPVTPDAPESAAGSRAAAQRLKMRRELAAAAMELFSTKGYEATTVDEIAAAAGVARRTFFRHFRSKEEAIFPDHDDTLIRAEAVLNAAPAHEHPLDTVCRGIKEVMKMYAARPEISVARYRLTREVPTLREAEIASVARYERLFTRYLLGHFDEHAHDDDANDDPLLARVAASAVVTAHNHVLRRWLRADGQGDVEAQLDHAFAIVRRTFGTGIGAGRSGGGAAQPAAASVSAHGEVLVTVARTDAPLDEVMRTIEQALKER